From Loxodonta africana isolate mLoxAfr1 chromosome 2, mLoxAfr1.hap2, whole genome shotgun sequence, the proteins below share one genomic window:
- the LOC100674189 gene encoding zinc finger protein 91-like isoform X2 — MSSHSGSSAYQGKECGEACSCPSHLRTPVRTFTRGKRYECKECGRAFRYSSSFTRHMRIHSGERPYKCKECGKAFIQSSDLTVHIRTHNGERLYKCKECDKDFSHFSSFTRHMRTHNGEWAYKCKECGKAFSQCSDLTARLKIHSGKTLFECKECEEAFTWSSDLTAPIKIHSRERMYECKECSKTFRLPSTFTSHMRTHHGEGAYKCKECGKAFSQSSDLATHVRIHSGVRLYECKECGKAVSRPSDLARHMRAHSGERLYECKECGRAFSRSSDLTAHIRIHSGERPYECKECGKAFCHSSGFTRHMRTHHGERAYKCKECRKAFSQSSDLTAHIRIHRGEKLYECKECGKAVSHPSNLRRHMRTHSGERPYECKECGKAFSQTSHLTAHIRAHYGEKPYECKECGKAFRRSSYLAVHIKTHSGERLYECKECGKVVSSPSNLHRHMRTHSGERPYECKECGKAFTRSSHLTRHMRAHCGDKPYEFKECGKAFHQSSNFKSHIRTHSGDRPYECKECGKAFSQSSELTACIRTHSGERPYERKECGKAVSQSSHFTEHKRIHSAERPYKCKKCGKTFIWSSHLTTHITHCRGRPFACKQCSKAFSWSSHFTTHMRTHCRGRPYKCKECGKAFSWSSQLTTHMRTHSGERPYACKEM, encoded by the coding sequence ATGAGCTCCCACTCTGGATCCAGTGCCTATCAGGGAAAAGAATGTGGAGAAGCCTGCAGTTGTCCCTCTCACCTCCGCACTCCTGTGAGAACTTTTACTAGAGGGAAAcgctatgaatgtaaggaatgtggcagAGCCTTTCGTTATTCCTCCAGCTTCACTAGACATatgagaattcacagtggagagaggccttataaatgtaaggaatgCGGGAAGGCCTTTATTCAGTCTTCAGACCTCACAGttcatataagaactcacaatggAGAGAGGCTTTATAAATGTAAGGAATGCGACAAAGACTTTAGTCATTTCTCAAGCTTCACTAGACACATGAGAACTCACAATGGAGAGTGGGcttataaatgtaaggaatgtgggaaagcctttagtcagtgtTCAGACCTCACTGCACGTTTGAAAATTCACAGTGGAAAAACGCTttttgaatgtaaggaatgtgaggAAGCCTTTACCTGGTCCTCAGACCTCACTGCACCTATAAAAATTCACAGCAGAGAGAGGAtgtatgaatgtaaggaatgcagCAAAACCTTTCGTCTTCCCTCGACCTTCACTAGTCATATGAGAACTCATCATGGAGAGGGGGcttataaatgtaaggaatgtgggaaagcttttagtCAGTCCTCAGACCTCGCTACACAtgtaagaattcacagtggagtgAGGCtgtatgaatgtaaggaatgcggCAAAGCCGTTAGTCGTCCCTCAGACCTTGCTAGACATATgagagctcacagtggagagaggctttatgaatgtaaagaatgtgggagaGCCTTTAGTCGGTCCTCAGACCTCACTGCACAtataagaattcacagtggagagaggccgtatgaatgtaaagaatgtggcaAAGCCTTTTGTCATTCCTCAGGCTTCACTAGGCATATGAGAACTCACCATGGAGAGAGGGcttataaatgtaaggaatgtaGGAAAGCTTTTAGTCAGTCCTCAGACCTCACTGCACATATAAGAATTCACCGTGGAGAGAAGCtttatgaatgtaaagaatgcGGCAAAGCTGTTAGTCATCCCTCAAACCTTCGTAGACATATGAGAACTCACAGTGgtgagaggccttatgaatgcaaggaatgtgggaaagcctttagtcagacATCACACCTCACTGCACATATTAGAGCTCACtatggagagaagccttatgaatgtaaagaatgtgggaaagcctttcgtcGGTCCTCATACCTCGCTGTACATAtaaaaactcacagtggagagaggctttatgaatgtaaggaatgcggCAAAGTTGTTAGTTCTCCGTCAAACCTTCATAGACATATGAGAACTCACAGTGGTGAGAGGCCCTatgaatgcaaggaatgtgggaaagcctttactcgGTCCTCACACCTCACTAGACATATGAGAGCTCACTGTGGAGATAAGCCTTATGAATttaaagaatgtgggaaagcctttcatCAGTCCTCAAATTTTAAGTCACATATAAGAACACACAGCGGAGacaggccttatgaatgtaaggagtgTGGGAAAGCGTTTAGTCAGTCATCAGAACTCACTGCAtgtataagaactcacagtggagagaggccctaTGAacgtaaggaatgtgggaaagccgtTAGTCAGTCCTCACACTTCACTGAACATAAAAGGATTCACAGTGCAGAGAGGCCTTATAAATGTAAAAAATGTGGCAAAACCTTTATTTGGTCCTCgcacctcactacacatataacaCACTGTAGAGGAAGGCCTTTTGCATGTAAGCAATGCAGCAAAGCCTTTAGTTGGTCCTCACACTTCACTACACACATGAGAACTCACTGTAGAGGAAGGCCctataaatgtaaggaatgtggcaaaGCGTTTAGTTGGTCCTCACAGCTCACTACACATATGAGAACTCACAGTGGTGAGAGGCCTTATGCGTGTAAGGAAATGTGA
- the LOC100674189 gene encoding zinc finger protein 420-like isoform X1, which yields MDSVAVEDVAVDFTQEEWALLDLSQRKLYRDVMIETFRNLASLVSQNLNDGENLFPEITMVRFMKNDIWSSMVGEICELHGIEDQNNNQKIHVSILSVFKRKQMVGNICETSEDNQCEQTFSRIPNLFMFQRSPVEAYPSECIECRRSLIVHSPPKYHMSSHSGSSAYQGKECGEACSCPSHLRTPVRTFTRGKRYECKECGRAFRYSSSFTRHMRIHSGERPYKCKECGKAFIQSSDLTVHIRTHNGERLYKCKECDKDFSHFSSFTRHMRTHNGEWAYKCKECGKAFSQCSDLTARLKIHSGKTLFECKECEEAFTWSSDLTAPIKIHSRERMYECKECSKTFRLPSTFTSHMRTHHGEGAYKCKECGKAFSQSSDLATHVRIHSGVRLYECKECGKAVSRPSDLARHMRAHSGERLYECKECGRAFSRSSDLTAHIRIHSGERPYECKECGKAFCHSSGFTRHMRTHHGERAYKCKECRKAFSQSSDLTAHIRIHRGEKLYECKECGKAVSHPSNLRRHMRTHSGERPYECKECGKAFSQTSHLTAHIRAHYGEKPYECKECGKAFRRSSYLAVHIKTHSGERLYECKECGKVVSSPSNLHRHMRTHSGERPYECKECGKAFTRSSHLTRHMRAHCGDKPYEFKECGKAFHQSSNFKSHIRTHSGDRPYECKECGKAFSQSSELTACIRTHSGERPYERKECGKAVSQSSHFTEHKRIHSAERPYKCKKCGKTFIWSSHLTTHITHCRGRPFACKQCSKAFSWSSHFTTHMRTHCRGRPYKCKECGKAFSWSSQLTTHMRTHSGERPYACKEM from the exons gactcagtggcTGTCGAGGATGTGGCTGTGGACTTTACCCAGGAAGAGTGGGCACTGCTGGATCTTTctcagaggaaactctacagagatgtgatgatagAAACCTTCAGAAATCTGGCCTCACTAG TTTCTCAAAACCTTAATGATGGAGAAAATCTATTCCCTGAAATTACAATGGTACGATTCATGAAAAATGACATCTGGTCCTCCATGGTAGGAGAAATCTGCGAACTGCATGGCATTGAAGATCAGAATAACAACCAGAAAATACATGTGAG CATCCTGTCGGTTTTTAAGAGAAAACAAATGGTAGGGAACATCTGTGAAACTAGTGAAGACAATCAATGTGAACAGACCTTCAGTCGGATTCCAAATCTTTTCATGTTCCAGAGATCTCCAGTGGAAGCATATCCCTCTGAATGCATTGAGTGTAGAAGATCCTTGATTGTTCATTCCCCACCTAAGTATCATATGAGCTCCCACTCTGGATCCAGTGCCTATCAGGGAAAAGAATGTGGAGAAGCCTGCAGTTGTCCCTCTCACCTCCGCACTCCTGTGAGAACTTTTACTAGAGGGAAAcgctatgaatgtaaggaatgtggcagAGCCTTTCGTTATTCCTCCAGCTTCACTAGACATatgagaattcacagtggagagaggccttataaatgtaaggaatgCGGGAAGGCCTTTATTCAGTCTTCAGACCTCACAGttcatataagaactcacaatggAGAGAGGCTTTATAAATGTAAGGAATGCGACAAAGACTTTAGTCATTTCTCAAGCTTCACTAGACACATGAGAACTCACAATGGAGAGTGGGcttataaatgtaaggaatgtgggaaagcctttagtcagtgtTCAGACCTCACTGCACGTTTGAAAATTCACAGTGGAAAAACGCTttttgaatgtaaggaatgtgaggAAGCCTTTACCTGGTCCTCAGACCTCACTGCACCTATAAAAATTCACAGCAGAGAGAGGAtgtatgaatgtaaggaatgcagCAAAACCTTTCGTCTTCCCTCGACCTTCACTAGTCATATGAGAACTCATCATGGAGAGGGGGcttataaatgtaaggaatgtgggaaagcttttagtCAGTCCTCAGACCTCGCTACACAtgtaagaattcacagtggagtgAGGCtgtatgaatgtaaggaatgcggCAAAGCCGTTAGTCGTCCCTCAGACCTTGCTAGACATATgagagctcacagtggagagaggctttatgaatgtaaagaatgtgggagaGCCTTTAGTCGGTCCTCAGACCTCACTGCACAtataagaattcacagtggagagaggccgtatgaatgtaaagaatgtggcaAAGCCTTTTGTCATTCCTCAGGCTTCACTAGGCATATGAGAACTCACCATGGAGAGAGGGcttataaatgtaaggaatgtaGGAAAGCTTTTAGTCAGTCCTCAGACCTCACTGCACATATAAGAATTCACCGTGGAGAGAAGCtttatgaatgtaaagaatgcGGCAAAGCTGTTAGTCATCCCTCAAACCTTCGTAGACATATGAGAACTCACAGTGgtgagaggccttatgaatgcaaggaatgtgggaaagcctttagtcagacATCACACCTCACTGCACATATTAGAGCTCACtatggagagaagccttatgaatgtaaagaatgtgggaaagcctttcgtcGGTCCTCATACCTCGCTGTACATAtaaaaactcacagtggagagaggctttatgaatgtaaggaatgcggCAAAGTTGTTAGTTCTCCGTCAAACCTTCATAGACATATGAGAACTCACAGTGGTGAGAGGCCCTatgaatgcaaggaatgtgggaaagcctttactcgGTCCTCACACCTCACTAGACATATGAGAGCTCACTGTGGAGATAAGCCTTATGAATttaaagaatgtgggaaagcctttcatCAGTCCTCAAATTTTAAGTCACATATAAGAACACACAGCGGAGacaggccttatgaatgtaaggagtgTGGGAAAGCGTTTAGTCAGTCATCAGAACTCACTGCAtgtataagaactcacagtggagagaggccctaTGAacgtaaggaatgtgggaaagccgtTAGTCAGTCCTCACACTTCACTGAACATAAAAGGATTCACAGTGCAGAGAGGCCTTATAAATGTAAAAAATGTGGCAAAACCTTTATTTGGTCCTCgcacctcactacacatataacaCACTGTAGAGGAAGGCCTTTTGCATGTAAGCAATGCAGCAAAGCCTTTAGTTGGTCCTCACACTTCACTACACACATGAGAACTCACTGTAGAGGAAGGCCctataaatgtaaggaatgtggcaaaGCGTTTAGTTGGTCCTCACAGCTCACTACACATATGAGAACTCACAGTGGTGAGAGGCCTTATGCGTGTAAGGAAATGTGA